A window from Desulfolucanica intricata encodes these proteins:
- a CDS encoding endonuclease/exonuclease/phosphatase family protein → MAIDVMTWNIKAGQNRDGSYPDPKTYNLDQIATNIKNSGALIVSLQEVDANTIRSGKIHQSEYIAKKLTAITGTTWYQSYITSFNYDGGYYGNAIVSRYPITSALRLSLPKVDGSENRSFLLVRADLGGGSYLYVGTFHLGLNGDQDNHAQTIKDALYINGYSDEKLIIGGDLNDKAGAASYYIMLNNKITMADTGPGGVCTFACYSNPNNPKIDFWFKRGIYVDTSKCRVLAIDISDHRPLIANVYGL, encoded by the coding sequence TTGGCTATTGATGTAATGACCTGGAATATAAAAGCTGGACAAAACCGCGACGGTTCTTACCCGGATCCAAAAACCTATAACCTAGATCAAATTGCCACAAATATTAAAAATTCAGGAGCTTTGATTGTTAGTCTCCAAGAGGTCGATGCAAATACCATCAGAAGTGGTAAGATTCACCAATCGGAATATATTGCCAAAAAGCTTACTGCAATTACAGGAACTACCTGGTATCAATCTTACATTACTTCATTTAATTATGATGGTGGCTATTACGGTAATGCGATAGTAAGTAGATATCCAATTACAAGTGCTCTTCGTCTTTCTTTACCTAAGGTAGATGGGAGTGAAAACCGAAGCTTTCTCTTAGTTCGTGCAGATCTCGGAGGTGGATCATACCTTTATGTAGGAACATTCCATCTTGGTCTGAATGGTGACCAAGACAATCATGCTCAAACCATCAAAGATGCATTATATATTAATGGTTATTCAGATGAAAAACTAATTATTGGCGGGGATCTAAATGATAAAGCCGGGGCGGCATCCTATTATATAATGCTAAATAATAAAATTACTATGGCTGATACAGGACCAGGTGGTGTATGTACTTTCGCATGCTATAGTAACCCCAACAACCCGAAAATTGACTTCTGGTTTAAGAGGGGGATCTATGTCGACACTTCAAAATGTAGGGTTCTAGCTATTGATATTTCAGACCACCGACCACTAATCGCTAATGTATATGGATTATAG